In Silene latifolia isolate original U9 population chromosome X, ASM4854445v1, whole genome shotgun sequence, the following proteins share a genomic window:
- the LOC141619659 gene encoding uncharacterized protein LOC141619659, whose protein sequence is MLVLLRMNYMSCSRKPMIILLSFVIIITVCSNTVSVSGLRGLSSDEHALVSLSSRWEAPVSVKTSWNSSQFAPCSWKTFVTCDKANNVVSLNFSNASISGYLGPEIGQLGHLTTVDLSSNRLFGSIPAEINNCSSLQSLDLSVNNFSGEIPKNLENLQNLNYLSFFMNSLVGQIPESLFQIPTLQYLYLYSNTLHGSIPSNIGNATNLVDFEVNDNKLNGSIPSSIGNCSALEYLYLDGNYFVGMLPQSMNNLANLVYLYVNSNGFEGSIPLGSGNCSNLAHVDLSDNRFQGVIPSGLSNCTSMFKFSALNNQLTGKIPSSFGQLKKLSGLYLAKNSLSGKIPSELGNCKYLTELTLNDNNLEGEIPSELGKLTELTLLQLYNNSLTGEVPLDIWNIRSLEAVLIYRNKLSGKLPLELTELRNLKNLTISDNLFTGEIPQSLGVNSSFEAIDFTNNNFTGQIPPYLCSGKRLQTLDLGDNMLNGSIPLSLGTCSSLIRFRLENNRLTGVLPEFKGDLALSFIDFSANNIRGEVPSSLWNCQSLSWINFTMNELSGSLPPELGKLTELGYLYLSHNRLVGPLPSEIGHCQKLIELDLSSNFLNGSIPSLRSLKSLSVIDLRENRLTGGIPLSLFELTSLRELQLGGNILGGTIPSVGSSIISVLNLSNNGLTGQLPDSNFLNLQNLDVSLNHLTGTLDYLRDIQSFITVNVSHNLFTGPIPPNLLTLVDNPTSSFLGNSGLCVDCSPSSASTCTNIKSIKACSIKRNNHKGLRLSIKIAMIVLGVTLLTVIAALSLCYVVVKLQRRPKNDLEDSSKADSSRKIKRIEECTGNFDDMYVIGKGAHGTVYKAVLGPEEVYAVKKLTFGKQRGANKSMIREIQTLGTIKHRNLVKIEDFWFKSNYGLIMYEYMENRSLGYILHRANPLSTLEWDVRYRIALGTAQGLAYLHFDCDPVVLHRDIKSENILLDSEMEPHISDFGIAKLMRQSSSSTPSIAIPGTIGYIAPENAFATTWTKEADVYSYGVVLLELLTRKKAVDPSFPDGMALVGWVESVWNPSEGVDKVVDPALMGEFQSSNTMKQIYDVLVMALRCTEKEPSKRPNMRDVVKELEDANTTRTNNSSSSS, encoded by the exons ATGTTAGTTTTATTGAGGATGAATTATATGTCATGCAGTAGAAAACCCATGATCATTTTACTGTCATTTGTGATTATAATTACTGTTTGCAGTAATACTGTATCTGTATCTGGTTTAAGGGGTTTAAGCTCAGATGAGCATGCTTTGGTTTCGCTTTCGAGCAGATGGGAAGCTCCTGTATCTGTAAAAACTAGTTGGAATTCTTCCCAATTTGCCCCTTGTTCATGGAAAACTTTTGTTACATGTGACAAAGCTAATAATGTAGTTTCTCTGAACTTttctaatgctagcatttctGGTTATCTGGGACCTGAAATTGGTCAATTGGGTCATTTGACAACAGTTGATCTCAGTTCAAACCGTCTTTTTGGGTCGATTCCTGCTGAGATAAACAACTGTAGCAGTCTCCAATCTTTAGATCTTTCTGTCAACAATTTCAGTGGTGAAATCCCGAAAAACTTGGAAAACCTGCAAAATTTGAATTACCTCAGCTTTTTTATGAATTCATTGGTTGGTCAAATTCCTGAATCCTTGTTTCAAATTCCAACCCTTCAGTACTTGTACCTTTACAGTAACACTCTCCACGGATCTATACCGTCAAATATAGGCAATGCAACAAATCTTGTCGATTTTGAGGTGAATGACAATAAGTTAAATGGTAGTATACCGTCTTCCATAGGTAATTGTTCAGCACTTGAATATTTGTACCTAGATGGCAACTACTTTGTCGGTATGTTACCTCAAAGTATGAACAATCTCGCAAATTTAGTCTATTTATACGTGAACTCTAACGGATTTGAAGGTAGTATTCCTTTAGGTTCTGGTAACTGTAGCAATTTGGCGCATGTAGATTTGTCAGATAATCGATTCCAAGGGGTTATTCCTTCAGGCCTCAGTAACTGTACTAGCATGTTCAAATTCTCTGCTTTGAATAACCAGTTAACTGGAAAAATCCCGTCTTCCTTTGGTCAGCTCAAGAAACTCTCAGGTCTTTACCTTGCTAAAAACAGTTTGTCGGGAAAAATACCATCTGAGCTCGGAAATTGCAAGTATTTGACCGAGCTTACACTGAATGACAACAACCTTGAGGGTGAGATTCCAAGTGAATTGGGGAAACTAACTGAATTGACCCTTCTGCAGTTATATAATAATAGTTTGACAGGTGAGGTTCCACTTGATATTTGGAATATTCGGagccttgaggccgttctaatttATAGAAATAAACTATCCGGGAAGTTGCCTCTCGAGCTAACCGAGCTGAGAAATCTCAAAAACCTTACTATATCTGACAACCTGTTTACTGGGGAAATCCCTCAGAGTTTGGGAGTCAATAGTAGCTTTGAAGCGATTGACTTCACGAATAACAATTTCACTGGTCAAATCCCTCCTTATCTCTGCTCCGGCAAAAGATTACAGACGTTAGACCTCGGTGATAATATGCTTAATGGAAGCATACCTCTTAGTTTAGGAACTTGCTCGAGTTTAATAAGATTTCGGTTGGAAAATAATAGACTGACTGGGGTGCTTCCGGAGTTTAAAGGCGATCTTGCCCTCAGTTTCATAGACTTTAGTGCAAATAACATTAGAGGAGAAGTCCCTTCAAGCCTTTGGAATTGTCAAAGTCTATCTTGGATCAATTTCACCATGAATGAGCTTTCTGGATCTCTACCTCCAGAACTTGGAAAGTTGACTGAACTCGGGTATCTTTATTTGTCGCACAACCGTCTGGTGGGCCCTTTGCCATCAGAAATCGGTCACTGTCAGAAGCTAATTGAGTTAGACTTGTCTTCAAATTTTCTGAACGGATCAATTCCGAGCCTCAGAAGCTTGAAATCCTTATCTGTCATTGATTTGAGAGAAAACCGTCTAACAGGAGGAATTCCACTGTCACTTTTTGAATTAACAAGCCTTCGAGAACTTCAACTGGGGGGGAACATTCTAGGAGGAACAATTCCCTCGGTTGGTTCATCCATCATTTCTGTTTTGAATCTTAGTAACAACGGTTTGACAGGCCAACTGCCAGATTCGAATTTCCTCAATCTACAAAACCTGGATGTATCTCTCAACCATCTGACAGGGACCTTGGATTATTTACGTGATATCCAAAGTTTCATAACAGTCAATGTCTCACATAATCTCTTCACCGGCCCTATTCCTCCAAATTTGCTGACTTTGGTAGACAACCCGACATCATCTTTTCTCGGGAATTCAGGACTTTGTGTCGACTGCTCTCCCTCTAGTGCCTCCACTTGCACCAATATCAAATCCATCAAAGCGTGTAGTATCAAGCGAAATAATCACAAGGGTTTGCGTCTCAGTATCAAAATTGCAATGATTGTTCTCGGGGTAACTCTTCTGACAGTGATTGCTGCATTGTCTCTGTGTTATGTAGTTGTCAAGCTCCAAAGACGGCCCAAAAATGATCTTGAAGATTCGAGTAAGGCAGACTCTTCCAGAAAAATTAAAAGAATAGAGGAATGTACTGGGAATTTCGATGACATGTATGTTATCGGGAAAGGAGCTCATGGAACTGTATACAAGGCGGTTTTAGGCCCGGAAGAAGTTTACGCTGTTAAGAAGCTTACGTTTGGAAAGCAAAGAGGTGCGAATAAGAGCATGATTAGAGAGATTCAGACATTGGGGACTATCAAGCACAGGAACTTGGTAAAAATCGAAGATTTTTGGTTTAAGAGTAATTATGGCCTTATAATGTATGAATATATGGAAAACAGAAGTCTTGGATATATTCTACATAGGGCGAATCCTCTGTCGACATTAGAATGGGACGTAAGGTACAGGATAGCTCTTGGAACAGCACAAGGATTAGCATATCTTCACTTCGACTGTGATCCTGTAGTTCTGCACCGTGACATTAAATCTGAGAACATACTGTTAGACTCCGAAATGGAACCTCACATCTCTGATTTTGGCATTGCTAAGCTTATGCGTCAATCATCCTCTTCAACACCATCAATTGCAATTCCCGGGACAATTGGTTACATTGCTCCAG AAAACGCCTTTGCGACTACATGGACAAAGGAAGCAGATGTGTACAGCTACGGAGTTGTTTTGCTTGAGTTGTTAACAAGAAAGAAAGCCGTTGATCCATCATTTCCAGACGGAATGGCCTTGGTCGGATGGGTCGAGTCAGTGTGGAACCCGTCAGAAGGAGTCGATAAGGTGGTCGATCCAGCATTGATGGGGGAATTTCAAAGTAGTAATACCATGAAACAAATATATGATGTACTTGTTATGGCCTTAAGATGCACAGAAAAGGAGCCGAGTAAAAGACCAAACATGAGAGATGTTGTGAAGGAGTTAGAAGATGCAAATACTACTAGAACAAATAATAGTTCAAGCAGTTCTTGA
- the LOC141619663 gene encoding leucine--tRNA ligase, cytoplasmic-like isoform X1, translating into MTLTFNFSRNYLRNFRNNRWFSHSVMAEGSKSFARRDKLLEIESKVRCLWDKHDVFVSKPGDHPPKHGEKFFGNFPFPYMNGYLHLGHAFSLSKVEFAASYHRLKGANVLFPFGFHCTGMPIKAAADKLAREIQQFGNPPVFPAPVQEEIGHVVEQPDASAQAPDKFKGKKSKVAAKTGTQLYQWEIMRSFGLSDEEISTFQDPYKWLTYFPPLAVEDLKAFGLSVDWSRSFVTTDINPFFDSFVRWQMRKLKGAGKIVKDLRYAIFSPLDGQPCADHDRASGEGVQPQEYTIIKMEVVPPFPAKLSSLEGRKVFLAAATLRPETMYGQTNAWVLPDGKYGAFEINEEEVFIVTERAARNLAYQRYSRIPEKPTCLVELSGYDLIGLPLKSPLSFNEIIYALPMLTILTDKGTGIVTSVPSDAPDDYMAMHDLKAKPALRAKFGVKDDWILPYDIIPIINIPEFGDKPAEKVCTDLKIKSQNEKDKLAEAKRLTYLRGFTDGTMLVGEFAGEKVQDAKPKVRQMLLEEGQAIMYSEPEKKVMSRSGDECVVALTDQWYITYGESEWKKLAEECLANMNCFADETRHGFEHTLGWLNQWACSRSFGLGTRIPWDEQFLVESLSDSTIYMAYYTVAHFFQNGDMYGSNASSIKPEHLTDEVWDFLFCGGPYPKASAIDPNKLESMKQEFEYWYPFDLRVSGKDLIQNHLTFSIYNHTAIMDKRHWPRGFRCNGHILLNSEKMSKSTGNFRTLRQAIEEFSADATRFALADAGDGVDDANFVFETANAAILRLTKELAWMEEVIAAEESLRPGSPSTYADQVFQNEMNLAVEVAEQHYQNYMFREALKTGFYDLQAARDEYKYSCGIVGMNRDLVWQFMDIQTRLITPICPHYGEYVWRELLKKEGFAIKAGWPSAELPNLTLKSANKYLQDSIGTMRKLLQKQTQGSKKGNKKGAQETQITEAKDLTGLVYVNEKYDDWKAECLKILQSKFNSETRTFAPDSEIMAALQQSEISKASNFKQIQKLCMPFLRFKKDETLSLGPEALELKLPFGEIDVLSQNKELIKRQLGVEDIEVLSFSDPQAVAKAGVLATVLNQNRPSPGNPTAIFLPRS; encoded by the exons ATGACTTTGACTTTCAATTTTTCCCG GAATTACTTGCGTAACTTCAGAAACAATCGCTGGTTCTCTCATAG TGTTATGGCAGAAGGTAGTAAAAGCTTTGCAAGGAGGGATAAGCTTCTGGAGATTGAGTCAAAGGTCCGCTGCTTGTGGGACAAGCATGACGTTTTTGTCTCAAAGCCAGGAGACCATCCTCCTAAGCATGGAGagaagttttttgggaactttcCATTCCCCTATATGAACGGCTATTTGCATCTTGGACATGCATTCTCTCTTTCCAAGGTGGAATTTGCTGCTTCCTATCACAGATTGAAGGGGGCCAATGTACTCTTTCCGTTTGGCTTTCATTGCACCGGCATGCCCATCAAAGCTGCAGCGGATAAACTTGCGAGAGAAATTCAGCAGTTTGGGAATCCACCCGTGTTTCCAGCTCCAGTTCAGGAAGAAATCGGACACGTAGTAGAACAACCTGACGCTAGTGCACAAGCTCCTGACAAATTCAAGGGTAAAAAATCAAAGGTTGCTGCAAAGACTGGAACCCAGCTGTACCAGTGGGAGATCATGCGTAGTTTTGGCCTTTCAGACGAAGAGATCTCAACGTTTCAGGATCCGTATAAATGGCTGACTTATTTTCCTCCATTGGCCGTTGAAGACTTGAAAGCTTTTGGCTTGAGTGTTGACTGGAGCCGCTCTTTTGTGACGACCGACATAAATCCATTCTTCGATTCCTTTGTTAGGTGGCAAATGAGAAAGCTTAAAGGCGCCGGTAAGATTGTGAAAGACCTAAGATATGCAATATTCTCACCATTGGATGGACAACCTTGTGCTGATCATGATAGGGCTTCCGGAGAGGGGGTCCAGCCCCAGGAATACACCATCATCAAAATGGAAGTGGTTCCACCTTTTCCGGCAAAGTTGAGTTCTTTAGAGGGCAGAAAAGTGTTTCTAGCTGCTGCGACGTTGAGGCCCGAGACTATGTATGGGCAAACAAATGCTTGGGTTTTACCTGATGGAAAATATGGAGCATTTGAAATTAATGAAGAAGAGGTCTTCATTGTCACTGAGAGGGCAGCTCGTAATCTTGCTTACCAGCGATACTCAAGGATCCCGGAGAAGCCAACTTGCTTGGTTGAACTTTCTGGTTACGATTTGATTGGTTTGCCTTTAAAGTCACCCCTCTCATTTAATGAAATAATCTATGCTCTTCCAATGCTTACTATCTTGACCGACAAAGGTACTGGTATCGTCACAAGTGTCCCTAGTGATGCACCTGATGACTATATGGCTATGCATGATCTGAAGGCAAAGCCAGCTTTACGGGCGAAATTTGGTGTGAAAGATGATTGGATACTTCCCTATGATATTATACCCATTATTAATATTCCTGAATTTGGCGATAAGCCTGCTGAAAAGGTCTGTACTGATTTAAAGATCAAAAGCCAAAATGAGAAAGATAAGCTTGCAGAAGCAAAGAGACTAACTTATCTAAGGGGTTTCACCGACGGGACAATGCTAGTTGGAGAATTTGCCGGGGAAAAGGTACAAGACGCAAAGCCAAAAGTCCGACAAATGCTTCTAGAAGAGGGTCAAGCCATTATGTATAGTGAACCCGAGAAAAAGGTGATGTCTAGATCAGGTGACGAATGTGTGGTGGCTCTTACAGACCAATGGTACATAACATATGGTGAATCGGAATGGAAAAAATTAGCTGAAGAGTGCTTAGCCAACATGAACTGCTTCGCTGATGAGACACGTCATGGTTTTGAACACACTTTGGGCTGGCTAAATCAGTGGGCCTGCTCTAGGTCTTTCGGTCTCGGTACTCGAATTCCTTGGGATGAACAGTTTCTCGTGGAGTCTCTTTCGGATTCAACCATATACATGGCATATTACACTGTGGCCCACTTTTTTCAAAACGGGGACATGTATGGATCGAATGCTAGTTCAATAAAACCCGAACATTTGACTGATGAGGTTTGGGATTTTCTGTTCTGTGGAGGCCCATATCCAAAGGCATCAGCTATCGATCCAAATAAACTTGAGTCAATGAAACAGGAATTTGAGTACTGGTATCCTTTTGATCTTCGTGTGTCTGGTAAAGATCTCATCCAAAATCATTTGACATTTAGCATCTACAATCACACTGCTATCATGGACAAACGCCACTGGCCTCGAGGGTTCAGATGTAACGGCCATATTTTGCTGAATTCCGAGAAAATGTCCAAGTCAACTGGGAACTTCAGAACTCTTCGGCAGGCTATAGAAGAATTTTCGGCCGACGCGACACGTTTTGCCCTTGCTGATGCTGGAGATGGGGTAGACGATGCGAATTTTGTGTTTGAAACTGCGAATgctgcaattttgcgtcttacaAAAGAACTTGCATGGATGGAAGAAGTGATTGCTGCAGAAGAGTCATTGAGACCAGGCAGTCCATCTACATATGCCGATCAGGTATTCCAGAATGAGATGAACTTGGCAGTCGAAGTGGCCGAGCAACACTATCAGAATTATATGTTTCGAGAAGCTCTCAAGACTGGCTTTTATGACCTGCAAGCGGCTAGGGATGAGTACAAGTACTCATGTGGGATCGTTGGCATGAACCGGGATTTGGTGTGGCAGTTTATGGACATTCAAACTCGGCTTATTACTCCGATATGCCCACATTATGGAGAATATGTTTGGAGGGAGCTTTTGAAGAAGGAAGGATTTGCTATAAAAGCTGGCTGGCCTTCAGCAGAGCTACCCAATTTAACCCTCAAGAGCGCTAATAAATATCTGCAAGATTCTATTGGGACAATGAGGAAGCTCCTTCAAAAACAAACACAGGGTTCAAAGAAGGGCAACAAGAAAGGAGCTCAGGAAACTCAGATTACGGAGGCCAAAGACTTGACGGGATTGGTTTATGTGAACGAGAAGTATGATGATTGGAAAGCAGAGTGCTTGAAAATACTCCAATCCAAATTCAACTCGGAAACTCGCACATTTGCTCCCGATAGTGAAATTATGGCGGCATTGCAACAAAGTGAGATCAGTAAGGCCTCCAATTTTAAGCAAATCCAAAAGCTTTGTATGCCATTTTTGAGGTTCAAAAAGGATGAAACCCTTTCACTTGGACCTGAGGCGTTGGAGTTGAAGCTTCCATTTGGTGAAATTGATGTTCTCTCTCAGAACAAGGAACTCATCAAGAGGCAGCTTGGAGTGGAAGATATTGAGGTCTTGTCGTTTTCGGATCCGCAAGCTGTTGCAAAAGCTGGAGTTTTGGCAACTGTGCTAAATCAAAACCGTCCATCCCCTGGTAACCCGACTGCCATATTCTTGCCTCGATCTTGA
- the LOC141619663 gene encoding leucine--tRNA ligase, cytoplasmic-like isoform X2 yields the protein MAEGSKSFARRDKLLEIESKVRCLWDKHDVFVSKPGDHPPKHGEKFFGNFPFPYMNGYLHLGHAFSLSKVEFAASYHRLKGANVLFPFGFHCTGMPIKAAADKLAREIQQFGNPPVFPAPVQEEIGHVVEQPDASAQAPDKFKGKKSKVAAKTGTQLYQWEIMRSFGLSDEEISTFQDPYKWLTYFPPLAVEDLKAFGLSVDWSRSFVTTDINPFFDSFVRWQMRKLKGAGKIVKDLRYAIFSPLDGQPCADHDRASGEGVQPQEYTIIKMEVVPPFPAKLSSLEGRKVFLAAATLRPETMYGQTNAWVLPDGKYGAFEINEEEVFIVTERAARNLAYQRYSRIPEKPTCLVELSGYDLIGLPLKSPLSFNEIIYALPMLTILTDKGTGIVTSVPSDAPDDYMAMHDLKAKPALRAKFGVKDDWILPYDIIPIINIPEFGDKPAEKVCTDLKIKSQNEKDKLAEAKRLTYLRGFTDGTMLVGEFAGEKVQDAKPKVRQMLLEEGQAIMYSEPEKKVMSRSGDECVVALTDQWYITYGESEWKKLAEECLANMNCFADETRHGFEHTLGWLNQWACSRSFGLGTRIPWDEQFLVESLSDSTIYMAYYTVAHFFQNGDMYGSNASSIKPEHLTDEVWDFLFCGGPYPKASAIDPNKLESMKQEFEYWYPFDLRVSGKDLIQNHLTFSIYNHTAIMDKRHWPRGFRCNGHILLNSEKMSKSTGNFRTLRQAIEEFSADATRFALADAGDGVDDANFVFETANAAILRLTKELAWMEEVIAAEESLRPGSPSTYADQVFQNEMNLAVEVAEQHYQNYMFREALKTGFYDLQAARDEYKYSCGIVGMNRDLVWQFMDIQTRLITPICPHYGEYVWRELLKKEGFAIKAGWPSAELPNLTLKSANKYLQDSIGTMRKLLQKQTQGSKKGNKKGAQETQITEAKDLTGLVYVNEKYDDWKAECLKILQSKFNSETRTFAPDSEIMAALQQSEISKASNFKQIQKLCMPFLRFKKDETLSLGPEALELKLPFGEIDVLSQNKELIKRQLGVEDIEVLSFSDPQAVAKAGVLATVLNQNRPSPGNPTAIFLPRS from the coding sequence ATGGCAGAAGGTAGTAAAAGCTTTGCAAGGAGGGATAAGCTTCTGGAGATTGAGTCAAAGGTCCGCTGCTTGTGGGACAAGCATGACGTTTTTGTCTCAAAGCCAGGAGACCATCCTCCTAAGCATGGAGagaagttttttgggaactttcCATTCCCCTATATGAACGGCTATTTGCATCTTGGACATGCATTCTCTCTTTCCAAGGTGGAATTTGCTGCTTCCTATCACAGATTGAAGGGGGCCAATGTACTCTTTCCGTTTGGCTTTCATTGCACCGGCATGCCCATCAAAGCTGCAGCGGATAAACTTGCGAGAGAAATTCAGCAGTTTGGGAATCCACCCGTGTTTCCAGCTCCAGTTCAGGAAGAAATCGGACACGTAGTAGAACAACCTGACGCTAGTGCACAAGCTCCTGACAAATTCAAGGGTAAAAAATCAAAGGTTGCTGCAAAGACTGGAACCCAGCTGTACCAGTGGGAGATCATGCGTAGTTTTGGCCTTTCAGACGAAGAGATCTCAACGTTTCAGGATCCGTATAAATGGCTGACTTATTTTCCTCCATTGGCCGTTGAAGACTTGAAAGCTTTTGGCTTGAGTGTTGACTGGAGCCGCTCTTTTGTGACGACCGACATAAATCCATTCTTCGATTCCTTTGTTAGGTGGCAAATGAGAAAGCTTAAAGGCGCCGGTAAGATTGTGAAAGACCTAAGATATGCAATATTCTCACCATTGGATGGACAACCTTGTGCTGATCATGATAGGGCTTCCGGAGAGGGGGTCCAGCCCCAGGAATACACCATCATCAAAATGGAAGTGGTTCCACCTTTTCCGGCAAAGTTGAGTTCTTTAGAGGGCAGAAAAGTGTTTCTAGCTGCTGCGACGTTGAGGCCCGAGACTATGTATGGGCAAACAAATGCTTGGGTTTTACCTGATGGAAAATATGGAGCATTTGAAATTAATGAAGAAGAGGTCTTCATTGTCACTGAGAGGGCAGCTCGTAATCTTGCTTACCAGCGATACTCAAGGATCCCGGAGAAGCCAACTTGCTTGGTTGAACTTTCTGGTTACGATTTGATTGGTTTGCCTTTAAAGTCACCCCTCTCATTTAATGAAATAATCTATGCTCTTCCAATGCTTACTATCTTGACCGACAAAGGTACTGGTATCGTCACAAGTGTCCCTAGTGATGCACCTGATGACTATATGGCTATGCATGATCTGAAGGCAAAGCCAGCTTTACGGGCGAAATTTGGTGTGAAAGATGATTGGATACTTCCCTATGATATTATACCCATTATTAATATTCCTGAATTTGGCGATAAGCCTGCTGAAAAGGTCTGTACTGATTTAAAGATCAAAAGCCAAAATGAGAAAGATAAGCTTGCAGAAGCAAAGAGACTAACTTATCTAAGGGGTTTCACCGACGGGACAATGCTAGTTGGAGAATTTGCCGGGGAAAAGGTACAAGACGCAAAGCCAAAAGTCCGACAAATGCTTCTAGAAGAGGGTCAAGCCATTATGTATAGTGAACCCGAGAAAAAGGTGATGTCTAGATCAGGTGACGAATGTGTGGTGGCTCTTACAGACCAATGGTACATAACATATGGTGAATCGGAATGGAAAAAATTAGCTGAAGAGTGCTTAGCCAACATGAACTGCTTCGCTGATGAGACACGTCATGGTTTTGAACACACTTTGGGCTGGCTAAATCAGTGGGCCTGCTCTAGGTCTTTCGGTCTCGGTACTCGAATTCCTTGGGATGAACAGTTTCTCGTGGAGTCTCTTTCGGATTCAACCATATACATGGCATATTACACTGTGGCCCACTTTTTTCAAAACGGGGACATGTATGGATCGAATGCTAGTTCAATAAAACCCGAACATTTGACTGATGAGGTTTGGGATTTTCTGTTCTGTGGAGGCCCATATCCAAAGGCATCAGCTATCGATCCAAATAAACTTGAGTCAATGAAACAGGAATTTGAGTACTGGTATCCTTTTGATCTTCGTGTGTCTGGTAAAGATCTCATCCAAAATCATTTGACATTTAGCATCTACAATCACACTGCTATCATGGACAAACGCCACTGGCCTCGAGGGTTCAGATGTAACGGCCATATTTTGCTGAATTCCGAGAAAATGTCCAAGTCAACTGGGAACTTCAGAACTCTTCGGCAGGCTATAGAAGAATTTTCGGCCGACGCGACACGTTTTGCCCTTGCTGATGCTGGAGATGGGGTAGACGATGCGAATTTTGTGTTTGAAACTGCGAATgctgcaattttgcgtcttacaAAAGAACTTGCATGGATGGAAGAAGTGATTGCTGCAGAAGAGTCATTGAGACCAGGCAGTCCATCTACATATGCCGATCAGGTATTCCAGAATGAGATGAACTTGGCAGTCGAAGTGGCCGAGCAACACTATCAGAATTATATGTTTCGAGAAGCTCTCAAGACTGGCTTTTATGACCTGCAAGCGGCTAGGGATGAGTACAAGTACTCATGTGGGATCGTTGGCATGAACCGGGATTTGGTGTGGCAGTTTATGGACATTCAAACTCGGCTTATTACTCCGATATGCCCACATTATGGAGAATATGTTTGGAGGGAGCTTTTGAAGAAGGAAGGATTTGCTATAAAAGCTGGCTGGCCTTCAGCAGAGCTACCCAATTTAACCCTCAAGAGCGCTAATAAATATCTGCAAGATTCTATTGGGACAATGAGGAAGCTCCTTCAAAAACAAACACAGGGTTCAAAGAAGGGCAACAAGAAAGGAGCTCAGGAAACTCAGATTACGGAGGCCAAAGACTTGACGGGATTGGTTTATGTGAACGAGAAGTATGATGATTGGAAAGCAGAGTGCTTGAAAATACTCCAATCCAAATTCAACTCGGAAACTCGCACATTTGCTCCCGATAGTGAAATTATGGCGGCATTGCAACAAAGTGAGATCAGTAAGGCCTCCAATTTTAAGCAAATCCAAAAGCTTTGTATGCCATTTTTGAGGTTCAAAAAGGATGAAACCCTTTCACTTGGACCTGAGGCGTTGGAGTTGAAGCTTCCATTTGGTGAAATTGATGTTCTCTCTCAGAACAAGGAACTCATCAAGAGGCAGCTTGGAGTGGAAGATATTGAGGTCTTGTCGTTTTCGGATCCGCAAGCTGTTGCAAAAGCTGGAGTTTTGGCAACTGTGCTAAATCAAAACCGTCCATCCCCTGGTAACCCGACTGCCATATTCTTGCCTCGATCTTGA